In Leptospira congkakensis, one DNA window encodes the following:
- a CDS encoding DAPG hydrolase family protein, with the protein MKKVKLGLLPKLEIQWNRKSVESAESGREILADGRVKYWIRHDTIRGVHPKMLVWWFQHLEGEIEYEGKIYNRYHVWHPEDHVHVSYEKRKPDGSVGPGAELRIVEYLGRNKSYLVNVVSPIEKLDEEGFVHNPKLYGFLPIARMEYSFKDSNEGTRYENCLIVGWKGLSFKLIRPFFEFLFFDKQHGFFWIKHNIEEVGQFERFLPNLYRKENENLR; encoded by the coding sequence ATGAAAAAAGTCAAGTTGGGTTTACTACCAAAGTTAGAAATTCAATGGAATCGTAAGTCCGTGGAATCCGCGGAATCAGGAAGGGAGATACTTGCGGATGGACGGGTCAAATATTGGATTCGCCATGATACAATCAGAGGCGTACATCCAAAAATGTTGGTTTGGTGGTTCCAACATTTGGAAGGGGAAATCGAATATGAAGGAAAGATTTACAATCGTTATCATGTATGGCATCCAGAAGATCATGTCCATGTCAGTTATGAAAAACGAAAACCTGATGGCAGTGTGGGACCAGGGGCGGAACTTCGAATTGTAGAATACTTAGGTAGGAATAAGAGTTATTTAGTAAATGTAGTGAGTCCTATCGAAAAATTAGATGAAGAAGGTTTCGTTCATAATCCAAAACTTTATGGGTTTTTGCCTATAGCAAGAATGGAATATAGTTTTAAGGACAGTAACGAAGGAACTCGTTATGAAAATTGTTTGATTGTTGGATGGAAGGGACTGAGTTTTAAGTTGATACGACCATTCTTTGAGTTTTTGTTTTTTGACAAACAACACGGTTTTTTTTGGATCAAACATAACATTGAAGAGGTGGGTCAGTTCGAAAGATTTTTGCCAAATCTTTATAGGAAAGAAAATGAAAATTTACGGTGA
- a CDS encoding TetR/AcrR family transcriptional regulator: MKLTLKLLQNEFNAYQNPESEKEKDIVKAAEDVFAELGFTGATTAELAKRAGVTERTLFKYFPSKNDLYRRVLSGLLLSTIVPGHMSDLKERLESLKPNFKDWYISILKARYDAVAQEPKKLKLLLGALLFSKEFSEIFGNLWKINLYDTSVKAIQYFQEMGDIRKDLDAEQIVRASFSLGASFLITKFVLAPKFPLDPNQEIETLFVIFFQGIKNEK, encoded by the coding sequence ATGAAACTGACCTTAAAATTACTACAAAATGAATTTAATGCTTATCAAAATCCAGAGTCGGAAAAGGAAAAAGACATAGTAAAAGCGGCTGAGGATGTATTTGCTGAATTAGGATTTACCGGCGCCACAACAGCAGAGTTAGCGAAAAGAGCTGGCGTTACAGAACGTACACTCTTTAAATACTTTCCTTCAAAAAATGATTTATACAGACGGGTTTTATCGGGATTACTTCTTTCAACGATTGTACCTGGTCATATGTCCGATCTAAAAGAAAGACTAGAATCGCTGAAACCAAATTTCAAAGATTGGTACATTTCAATTTTAAAAGCAAGGTATGATGCCGTAGCACAAGAACCCAAAAAATTAAAACTACTTCTTGGTGCCCTTCTTTTCTCCAAAGAATTTTCCGAGATCTTTGGTAATCTTTGGAAAATAAACCTATATGATACTTCCGTAAAAGCCATCCAATACTTTCAAGAAATGGGTGATATCAGAAAGGATTTAGATGCAGAGCAAATTGTTAGAGCCTCTTTTAGTTTGGGTGCTAGTTTTTTGATTACAAAATTTGTATTAGCACCAAAGTTTCCCTTGGATCCAAACCAAGAAATCGAAACTCTTTTTGTGATTTTCTTTCAAGGAATAAAAAATGAAAAGTAA
- a CDS encoding MltA domain-containing protein, which translates to MCKGNQLKKESDLPFRLMFKITSVSFVIGFLSTMALLAEPTKDPNLEFAFKESIQHFKRMPKDTKLRFGDEEYTNEEILHSLENLQTVIRDTPSHKIQNEIKKQFLFIELSPSDGPPTITGYYEVRINGKSKPEGEYQYPALSPPKSDQTMSENPKFFLREKWNQRSVWEKYSKPIVFLRLTDLHLAQLEGSAFVETETKEKFRINYAADNDQNYISPSVHLQGICPSLKPYHLSNCIQSKPKEVTEAILMNPRYIFFEKESLPKTQLNESFFGPLGSAGIRLVSFRSVAMDKQIPLGLPILLSFSSRGEVINNRLVFVHDRGNAITGAGRLDYYLGSGDGVEEMANNLLTKGKVTLLLPKKEKTRNK; encoded by the coding sequence ATGTGCAAAGGTAACCAGCTGAAAAAAGAAAGTGACTTACCTTTTCGCCTGATGTTCAAAATTACCTCGGTTTCCTTTGTGATCGGTTTCCTTTCGACTATGGCTTTACTTGCCGAGCCAACAAAAGATCCAAATCTAGAGTTTGCTTTCAAAGAGTCCATCCAACATTTTAAGCGGATGCCAAAAGATACCAAATTACGTTTTGGGGATGAGGAATATACAAATGAAGAGATTCTTCATTCTTTAGAAAATCTCCAAACGGTAATCCGAGATACACCCTCTCACAAAATTCAAAATGAAATCAAAAAACAATTTTTATTCATTGAATTGAGCCCTTCTGATGGTCCTCCCACTATAACAGGATATTATGAAGTACGAATTAATGGAAAAAGTAAACCAGAAGGAGAATATCAATACCCTGCATTGTCTCCGCCAAAATCTGATCAAACGATGTCCGAAAATCCAAAATTCTTTCTTAGGGAAAAGTGGAATCAAAGGTCTGTTTGGGAAAAATATTCCAAACCAATTGTTTTTTTGCGTTTGACAGACTTACATTTAGCTCAGTTGGAAGGATCCGCATTTGTTGAAACAGAAACAAAAGAAAAATTTCGAATCAATTATGCAGCCGACAATGATCAGAATTATATTAGTCCTTCTGTTCACCTACAAGGAATTTGCCCCAGTTTAAAACCATACCATCTTTCAAATTGCATTCAATCCAAACCTAAAGAAGTTACTGAAGCCATTTTAATGAATCCAAGATATATATTTTTTGAAAAAGAATCTTTGCCAAAAACACAACTAAATGAAAGTTTCTTTGGACCATTGGGTAGTGCTGGAATTCGATTGGTCTCATTTCGATCCGTTGCTATGGACAAACAAATTCCGTTAGGATTACCCATATTACTTTCCTTTTCATCGAGAGGAGAAGTAATAAACAATCGGTTGGTGTTTGTTCATGATAGAGGCAATGCAATTACTGGTGCGGGTCGTTTGGATTATTATTTGGGAAGTGGTGATGGTGTGGAAGAAATGGCAAACAATTTGTTAACCAAAGGAAAAGTAACTTTGTTACTTCCCAAAAAGGAGAAAACTAGAAATAAATAA
- the rpmH gene encoding 50S ribosomal protein L34, producing MKRTFQPSKIKRVRTHGFRARMATPGGRNVIANRRRKGRAKLTVSDEKIGRKF from the coding sequence ATGAAACGTACATTCCAACCGAGTAAAATTAAACGCGTGAGAACTCACGGATTCCGAGCCAGAATGGCTACCCCAGGCGGAAGAAATGTGATAGCCAACAGAAGAAGAAAAGGACGTGCTAAATTGACTGTTTCCGACGAAAAAATCGGGAGAAAGTTCTAA
- the yidD gene encoding membrane protein insertion efficiency factor YidD gives MNRLFLVLIYLYKKLLSPLLPPACRFTPSCSEYAKQAFETYPWYIAFCLSVVRISKCHPYHEGGHDPLPKSFNKS, from the coding sequence ATGAATCGGCTGTTTTTGGTTCTTATTTACCTCTACAAAAAACTGCTGTCCCCACTATTGCCTCCGGCTTGCCGGTTTACCCCCAGTTGTTCTGAATACGCCAAACAAGCGTTTGAAACCTATCCATGGTATATAGCGTTCTGTCTAAGTGTTGTTCGAATTTCTAAATGCCACCCTTATCACGAAGGTGGGCATGACCCATTACCGAAATCCTTTAACAAGAGTTAA
- the yidC gene encoding membrane protein insertase YidC, which yields MQNDSTNRQSRLFLALFISLAVWMGINYFFFPPQTPKPKTVDEVSNKEVSEKEKTNGTTTDPKAELKKPTTETTKLNPVKPEDVKTFALKTDSFLVRFSSLGGRITEYYIKDHKEPDGSEFAVAKDPKFQIEFDGQTEKAVELSRGQGFDFNIIEDKDTIPFSAYNLVNFSSSYNAETKTIIFEAPSLDGKFTIQKKFQFFPSENYFKFHLTLKNRSNETINISSSKSDVYFRSFSSLGPVLKKKEDFNDRDNAHYFRYYYLDGSFKDHVDGTTTQGFFDNFFGSNDGKDTRYEIKKGSNEKVDFVGTGSRYFIGVIDPLDDKPAGVLLDNRKGNETGVLLVYDNWKLGPGEEVNLDYAAYVGVRELDGTAFRDSKLDPKINKDSVFAGLSDSLDKSFNQGITTPLRNGIVWILKKIYLVIPNYGWAIVIFAILFKLAFYPLNKKQAESMKKMQELSPQIKLINEKYADDPKLKQEKTVELYKKNGTNPMAGCLPMLIQIPIFIALYTAFSDTVDLWNSPFLWITDLSEPDTVYTTPKLAFIGALAINILPLIMVATQVVQSRMTTVSSDPNQKMMMYMMPVIMLYFFWSMPAGVTMYWTMQNILSIAQQLYTNKFGKSEDKKPKNNGPEPANNASAVARPGFRNQNKKKK from the coding sequence ATGCAAAATGATTCCACTAACAGACAAAGTCGTTTATTCCTAGCGCTATTCATCAGTTTAGCAGTATGGATGGGGATTAACTACTTCTTCTTTCCACCACAAACACCGAAACCCAAAACCGTTGACGAAGTTTCCAACAAGGAAGTCTCTGAAAAAGAGAAAACGAACGGAACTACTACAGATCCGAAAGCAGAATTAAAAAAACCAACAACTGAAACAACAAAGTTAAATCCGGTAAAACCAGAAGATGTAAAAACCTTTGCTTTAAAAACAGATTCTTTTTTAGTTCGTTTTTCTAGTTTAGGTGGAAGGATCACTGAATATTATATCAAAGATCATAAAGAACCAGATGGTTCCGAATTTGCCGTCGCAAAAGATCCTAAGTTTCAAATTGAATTTGATGGACAAACTGAAAAAGCAGTGGAACTCTCGAGAGGCCAAGGTTTTGACTTCAACATCATTGAAGACAAAGACACAATTCCTTTTTCAGCATACAACTTAGTAAACTTTAGTTCCAGTTACAACGCTGAAACAAAAACTATAATCTTCGAAGCACCTTCGTTAGATGGAAAATTTACAATCCAAAAGAAATTTCAATTTTTCCCTTCTGAAAATTATTTTAAATTTCATTTAACACTTAAAAATAGATCAAACGAAACCATCAATATTTCTTCATCAAAATCTGATGTTTATTTTAGATCCTTTAGTTCCCTTGGTCCAGTACTTAAGAAAAAAGAAGATTTTAATGATCGTGACAATGCTCACTACTTCCGTTATTACTATTTAGATGGAAGTTTTAAAGACCACGTAGACGGAACAACTACACAAGGTTTTTTTGATAACTTTTTTGGTTCAAATGATGGAAAAGACACTCGTTACGAGATCAAAAAAGGCTCTAACGAAAAAGTAGACTTTGTGGGAACAGGTAGCCGTTACTTCATTGGAGTTATCGATCCATTGGATGACAAACCAGCAGGAGTTCTTCTTGATAATCGCAAAGGAAACGAAACAGGAGTTCTTCTTGTTTATGACAATTGGAAACTTGGGCCTGGCGAAGAAGTTAACTTAGATTATGCTGCTTATGTTGGCGTAAGAGAACTTGATGGAACCGCTTTCCGTGACAGCAAACTTGATCCAAAAATCAACAAAGACTCTGTATTTGCAGGCCTTAGTGATTCTCTCGACAAATCTTTCAACCAAGGGATTACAACTCCTCTTCGTAACGGAATTGTTTGGATTCTAAAAAAGATTTATCTCGTCATTCCTAACTACGGTTGGGCGATTGTTATTTTTGCCATACTTTTCAAATTAGCATTTTATCCGCTGAACAAAAAACAAGCGGAATCGATGAAGAAGATGCAGGAATTATCTCCACAAATCAAACTCATCAATGAAAAATACGCAGATGATCCAAAACTCAAACAAGAAAAAACGGTAGAGTTATACAAAAAGAACGGAACCAATCCAATGGCTGGTTGCCTTCCGATGCTCATCCAAATTCCTATCTTTATCGCATTGTATACTGCTTTCTCTGATACAGTGGATCTTTGGAATTCTCCATTTTTATGGATCACCGATTTAAGTGAACCGGACACTGTTTATACAACTCCAAAGTTAGCTTTTATTGGTGCCCTTGCGATCAATATCCTTCCACTCATTATGGTGGCTACACAAGTTGTTCAGTCTCGAATGACAACTGTTTCCTCAGATCCTAACCAAAAGATGATGATGTACATGATGCCTGTAATCATGTTATACTTCTTTTGGTCTATGCCTGCTGGTGTGACAATGTATTGGACAATGCAAAACATTCTGTCCATCGCACAACAATTGTATACGAACAAGTTTGGTAAATCGGAAGATAAAAAACCAAAAAATAATGGGCCAGAACCAGCAAACAACGCTTCAGCGGTTGCAAGACCGGGTTTTAGAAACCAGAACAAAAAGAAAAAATGA
- the jag gene encoding RNA-binding cell elongation regulator Jag/EloR produces the protein MNNYIFEAEGKTKSEAEEYSLETLRLQPGDLRFEVVDSGKSGFLGITQKKPAVVRAFVANNDIPSEKIIHGVIITILKKMGIPAEVVGMGDVDGKIYVELTSKESGLIIGKRGGTLDSLQFLLNLMVDPKIRHNRKIVLDIESYRDKRELSLIRLAKSIAASVIKSGRSKLLDPMNPFERRIVHMAIQEDERVFTRSEGNGTFKRVRVISAKEKHKYKDLEDPTKKGLPVEDFADGVDQEDLD, from the coding sequence ATGAATAATTACATTTTCGAAGCCGAAGGAAAAACTAAAAGTGAGGCAGAAGAATATTCACTCGAAACACTTCGCCTCCAACCAGGCGATTTACGATTCGAAGTAGTTGATTCCGGAAAATCCGGATTTTTAGGAATCACACAAAAAAAACCAGCCGTCGTACGTGCGTTTGTTGCGAACAACGACATCCCATCCGAAAAAATCATTCATGGAGTGATCATTACTATTTTGAAAAAAATGGGGATCCCTGCCGAAGTGGTTGGAATGGGTGATGTAGATGGAAAAATCTATGTCGAACTTACTAGTAAAGAATCTGGACTCATTATTGGAAAAAGAGGCGGCACATTAGATTCACTTCAATTCCTTCTCAACCTAATGGTCGATCCAAAAATTCGTCATAACCGAAAAATCGTTTTGGATATTGAATCGTATCGTGACAAACGCGAGTTATCTCTCATTCGATTGGCAAAATCAATTGCTGCATCTGTCATCAAATCGGGTAGATCAAAACTACTCGATCCAATGAATCCTTTTGAAAGAAGAATTGTTCACATGGCAATCCAAGAAGACGAAAGAGTGTTCACAAGATCAGAAGGAAACGGAACTTTCAAACGAGTTCGTGTCATCTCAGCAAAAGAAAAACATAAATATAAAGATTTGGAAGATCCAACTAAAAAAGGCCTTCCAGTGGAAGACTTTGCTGACGGAGTAGACCAAGAAGATCTTGATTGA
- the mnmE gene encoding tRNA uridine-5-carboxymethylaminomethyl(34) synthesis GTPase MnmE: MIDTIAALSTASGPGAIGILRVSGSAVLPIALAVLQKNGSPLTEEFISNQKRTAIFCDFIDSEKPLDQIVFFYFPAPNSYTGEDLAEFHLHGNPILLKRALQILFEKGARPAQKGEFTKRAYLNGKINLSGAEAIGRLIEARSRYELELAQKNVFGEITKLSSKIRSDLISLKAECEAEIDFSTEDLTFESLEERKNRMISLKNLCSKLIKDSERAETLILQSTVVLFGEPNTGKSSLMNLLIGKDRSIISDIPGTTRDYIAEELSLDGIPIRLVDTAGIRDTSDNIEQMGIERSKREADSANVKLLLIDTSIPFDKTLFLEKHKERLRGAILVANKIDDQNKDWNRNQLDELQNEFELEITEISCKTKIGIPHLLELLKTKLTSQDNSEDVVLLEDRQRYHIQKIESSLSEAIRLMEDNAPAEIYIQEINTSLKEIGEVNGHVDNEEILGRIFSKFCVGK, encoded by the coding sequence TTGATTGATACCATTGCGGCATTGTCCACAGCCTCAGGGCCCGGAGCGATTGGCATCCTTCGGGTATCGGGCTCTGCCGTATTGCCAATTGCCCTTGCCGTTCTCCAAAAAAACGGATCTCCTCTCACCGAAGAATTCATCTCAAACCAAAAACGCACTGCCATCTTCTGTGATTTTATAGATTCAGAAAAACCATTAGACCAAATTGTATTTTTTTACTTTCCGGCACCTAACTCATATACAGGTGAAGATTTAGCCGAGTTCCACTTACATGGAAATCCAATCCTTCTCAAACGTGCCTTACAAATCCTTTTTGAAAAAGGAGCAAGACCTGCGCAAAAGGGTGAGTTTACAAAAAGAGCTTATTTAAATGGAAAAATCAATTTATCCGGTGCAGAAGCGATTGGTCGACTCATTGAAGCTCGCTCTCGATATGAATTAGAGTTAGCCCAAAAAAATGTATTTGGCGAAATTACAAAGTTAAGTTCTAAAATCCGAAGTGATTTGATTTCACTCAAAGCAGAATGCGAAGCAGAAATTGATTTTTCTACGGAAGACTTAACCTTCGAAAGTTTGGAAGAAAGGAAAAATCGAATGATTTCTCTAAAAAATCTTTGTTCTAAACTCATCAAAGATTCGGAACGTGCAGAAACATTAATTTTACAATCCACTGTTGTTTTATTTGGAGAGCCAAATACAGGTAAGTCGAGCCTGATGAATTTACTCATTGGAAAAGATCGTTCGATAATCTCTGACATTCCCGGCACTACCAGAGATTATATCGCTGAGGAATTGAGTTTGGATGGAATTCCGATTCGACTCGTGGACACTGCAGGCATTCGAGATACATCAGATAACATAGAACAAATGGGAATCGAACGAAGTAAACGCGAAGCCGATAGTGCCAATGTAAAATTGCTTCTCATCGACACCTCAATTCCATTCGATAAAACTTTGTTTTTAGAAAAACATAAAGAAAGACTTCGTGGTGCCATCCTTGTTGCGAACAAAATCGATGATCAAAACAAAGATTGGAACAGAAACCAATTAGATGAGTTACAAAATGAATTCGAATTGGAAATTACAGAGATCTCTTGTAAAACAAAAATCGGGATTCCTCATTTATTAGAACTTTTGAAAACAAAACTCACCTCCCAAGATAACTCGGAAGATGTGGTTTTATTAGAAGACCGACAAAGATATCATATTCAAAAAATAGAATCTAGTTTATCCGAAGCCATTCGGCTGATGGAAGATAACGCACCTGCAGAAATTTATATTCAGGAAATCAACACTTCTCTCAAAGAAATTGGCGAAGTCAATGGACATGTGGATAATGAAGAAATCCTCGGTAGAATTTTTAGCAAATTTTGCGTTGGTAAATAA
- a CDS encoding ankyrin repeat domain-containing protein, producing MSLIDIAKSGNIEEWDAAISAGSDPNELDSYGTNALSWMLKMESAELFRHAIQKGADPSSPYRIPGNVIFDVINQNKESFLQILVDTVSVWKNSNHLLTRDKNGNTIFHLAVLESAESLWDVLFNSLSDEIVSLRNEEGRSVFLEAIIEDRIEIVTKLLSKFPDIDQQIDREGKTALHLVAERNLHELCSFLLEGEKVSLETKDNFGNTALFLSASADAVECMTDLLHAGANPFVWGENEESITRLLDREKFGHSFKTWKDFVIQKAILGAGYVRREEMIEFLRKEKPLKPEELTKAKLVDLI from the coding sequence ATGAGTTTGATAGACATAGCCAAATCAGGTAACATCGAGGAATGGGATGCCGCGATCAGTGCCGGATCCGATCCGAATGAATTAGATTCTTATGGAACGAATGCTCTCTCCTGGATGTTAAAGATGGAGAGTGCGGAGCTCTTTCGTCACGCCATCCAAAAAGGGGCCGATCCTTCTTCTCCTTATCGCATTCCTGGCAACGTCATCTTTGATGTAATCAACCAAAACAAAGAATCCTTTCTACAAATTTTAGTGGATACAGTTTCTGTTTGGAAAAATTCAAATCATCTTCTCACCAGAGATAAAAACGGGAACACCATCTTTCATTTGGCAGTTCTTGAGTCAGCAGAATCTCTTTGGGATGTATTATTCAATTCCTTATCGGATGAGATAGTTTCTTTGCGAAATGAAGAAGGTCGCTCTGTATTTTTAGAAGCAATCATCGAAGACCGAATTGAGATCGTCACCAAACTTTTGTCAAAGTTTCCAGATATCGATCAACAAATAGATCGTGAAGGAAAAACAGCACTCCATTTGGTTGCTGAAAGAAACTTACATGAGTTATGTTCGTTTCTTTTGGAAGGAGAAAAAGTTTCATTAGAAACAAAAGATAATTTCGGAAATACGGCTTTGTTTTTATCTGCTTCCGCCGATGCTGTTGAATGTATGACTGACCTTCTTCATGCCGGTGCCAATCCTTTTGTGTGGGGCGAAAATGAGGAATCAATCACGAGGTTACTTGACCGTGAAAAGTTTGGTCATTCGTTCAAAACTTGGAAAGACTTTGTGATCCAAAAAGCAATCCTCGGCGCGGGGTATGTACGCCGAGAAGAAATGATCGAATTTCTTCGAAAAGAAAAACCTCTCAAACCAGAAGAGTTAACCAAAGCTAAGTTAGTTGATCTGATCTGA
- a CDS encoding GMC oxidoreductase gives MSQSIPKEQNYDYDFIIVGSGFGGSVSAYRLSQKGYKVLVIESGKRWKSTDFPKTNWSLRKYLWMPKLGFYGIQRINLLNDFLLVSGAGVGGGSLVYACTLYVPSAKVLNSPLYSKMGGEKSLLPYYDVAKHMLGVTENPQLWEPDQILLETAKTFGKEDTFRRTPVGIYFGNKKDLKDPFFGGDGPDRDPCNFCGGCMVGCRHNAKNTLDKNYLYLAEKLGAVILPETKVTSLIPLNEKGIPDPEASGEFGYELESNSTTGWFGYPKRKFRSKQVVLSAGVMGTVGLLLKMQFENKMIRLSEKLGDTVRTNSETVLPVTVPASKGVDYSRGIAITSSVHPDENTHIEPVRYSKGSDFFALLASVMTDGGGKFPRPLKFFWTMLRHPIYFLKAHNPVGFAKNSIILLVMQTVDNSVRLVRKRRIIWPFQRTITSALSTGEPTPTYIPIANAFTRKLAEIVGGIPRSSFNDTLLSAPLTGHIMGGCIVADTPERGVIDMENKVFGYENLRVCDASMLTVNLGVNPSLTITALSERAMSFVPTKDKTAIQFLSFETKKGFDKILGSIPKNPSVKKSTSVRKRLSLPK, from the coding sequence ATGAGTCAATCCATTCCAAAAGAACAAAATTATGATTATGACTTTATTATAGTAGGGTCTGGTTTTGGAGGATCTGTTTCTGCTTACAGGTTATCTCAAAAAGGTTATAAGGTTTTAGTAATTGAATCAGGAAAAAGATGGAAATCAACCGACTTCCCAAAAACCAATTGGAGTCTTCGTAAATACTTATGGATGCCAAAGTTAGGTTTTTACGGAATCCAAAGGATCAATTTACTGAATGATTTTTTACTCGTGAGTGGGGCAGGTGTGGGTGGAGGTTCATTAGTTTATGCTTGTACGTTATATGTTCCTTCAGCGAAAGTTTTAAACTCTCCTTTGTATTCTAAAATGGGTGGGGAAAAATCATTATTACCATATTATGATGTTGCAAAGCATATGCTTGGTGTAACGGAGAACCCACAACTTTGGGAACCGGATCAAATTTTGTTAGAAACTGCCAAAACCTTTGGTAAAGAAGATACTTTCCGAAGAACGCCTGTGGGAATTTATTTTGGAAACAAAAAAGATCTCAAGGATCCTTTTTTTGGAGGGGACGGCCCTGATCGAGATCCTTGTAATTTTTGTGGTGGTTGTATGGTGGGTTGTCGTCATAACGCGAAAAACACTCTCGACAAAAACTATTTGTATTTAGCAGAAAAGTTGGGAGCTGTTATACTTCCAGAAACTAAAGTCACTTCTCTCATTCCTCTGAATGAAAAAGGAATTCCTGACCCAGAAGCCAGTGGTGAGTTCGGATATGAATTAGAATCAAACAGTACAACAGGTTGGTTTGGTTATCCGAAAAGAAAGTTTCGATCCAAACAAGTAGTTCTTTCTGCTGGAGTGATGGGAACAGTTGGACTTCTACTTAAAATGCAATTTGAAAACAAAATGATTCGTTTATCAGAAAAGTTAGGTGATACAGTTCGTACCAATAGCGAAACCGTATTACCGGTAACAGTTCCTGCAAGTAAGGGTGTTGATTATTCACGAGGGATTGCCATTACATCTTCTGTCCATCCCGATGAAAATACTCATATCGAACCTGTTAGGTATTCCAAAGGTTCAGATTTTTTTGCTCTCCTTGCCAGTGTGATGACCGATGGGGGAGGGAAGTTTCCTCGACCTCTTAAATTTTTTTGGACGATGCTTCGCCATCCAATTTATTTTTTAAAAGCCCATAACCCAGTTGGGTTTGCAAAAAACTCTATCATCTTACTTGTGATGCAAACTGTTGATAATAGCGTACGACTTGTTCGTAAAAGACGAATCATTTGGCCTTTCCAAAGAACTATCACATCGGCTCTTTCCACTGGTGAACCCACACCAACTTATATTCCGATTGCCAATGCCTTTACAAGGAAACTTGCAGAGATTGTCGGTGGGATTCCTCGCAGTTCTTTCAATGACACTTTACTCAGTGCCCCTTTGACAGGCCATATCATGGGTGGTTGTATTGTCGCTGACACACCGGAAAGGGGTGTGATCGATATGGAAAACAAAGTTTTTGGATACGAGAACCTACGTGTTTGTGACGCGTCCATGCTTACAGTAAACTTAGGTGTGAATCCTAGTTTGACCATTACAGCGCTTTCGGAACGAGCCATGAGTTTTGTTCCTACCAAGGATAAAACAGCGATCCAATTTTTATCTTTTGAAACCAAAAAAGGTTTTGATAAAATCCTTGGTTCGATTCCGAAAAATCCTTCCGTTAAAAAATCGACTTCTGTGAGGAAACGTTTATCATTACCTAAATGA
- a CDS encoding DUF2804 domain-containing protein has translation MPEIKKQIPLLKTDGTLTEEGWARSPFWTYNRESIAASALKIKEWDYYSILSPTKEFGITITASDLGYAGLFAICFLDFKHGTFKQIDTLSVLPLGSTGFPRVNSSGLVQFEDKKLRIRFEVINGKRILEFESKSFDAPDGHKGIQGKIELTEPKMDSMNIATSWKENRKAFYYNTKINCMPASGQVSVGNTTYQFDSKKDFGALDWGRGVWTYKNRWYWSSVSAWVDGKPFGLNLGYGFTDRSPASENIILYDGKIHKLEEVDFIIDTKNYMAPWKFTSNNNRLELDFTPIVDRNSYMNFLIIKTVQHQVFGTFNGTVVLDNGKKLKLENILGFAEDVLNHY, from the coding sequence ATGCCTGAGATTAAAAAACAAATCCCTTTACTAAAAACTGATGGAACCCTTACGGAAGAAGGTTGGGCTAGGTCTCCTTTTTGGACTTATAACCGTGAAAGTATCGCCGCCTCCGCATTAAAAATCAAGGAATGGGATTATTACTCTATTTTGTCGCCTACAAAAGAATTTGGAATCACAATAACGGCATCTGATTTAGGTTATGCGGGACTATTTGCAATTTGTTTTTTAGATTTCAAACATGGAACATTCAAACAAATTGATACTCTCTCTGTTTTACCTTTGGGATCTACTGGATTCCCTCGTGTTAATAGCAGTGGACTCGTTCAGTTTGAAGATAAAAAATTACGAATTCGATTTGAAGTCATAAACGGAAAACGAATTTTAGAATTTGAATCCAAATCTTTTGATGCACCCGATGGTCACAAAGGTATCCAGGGAAAAATTGAACTTACCGAACCCAAAATGGATTCGATGAATATCGCAACCTCTTGGAAAGAAAACAGAAAAGCATTCTATTATAATACTAAAATCAATTGTATGCCTGCTTCGGGCCAAGTGTCTGTTGGAAATACCACTTATCAATTTGATTCCAAAAAAGACTTTGGGGCTCTAGATTGGGGGCGTGGTGTTTGGACTTATAAAAACAGATGGTATTGGAGTTCCGTCTCTGCTTGGGTGGATGGGAAACCATTTGGTCTCAATTTAGGATATGGATTTACAGACCGAAGTCCTGCTTCTGAAAATATCATTCTTTATGATGGTAAAATTCATAAACTAGAGGAAGTGGATTTTATCATCGATACCAAAAACTACATGGCTCCATGGAAATTTACTTCCAATAACAATCGTTTGGAATTAGATTTTACGCCAATTGTCGATAGAAATTCTTATATGAATTTTTTAATCATTAAAACAGTCCAACACCAAGTGTTTGGAACTTTTAACGGAACCGTGGTTTTAGACAATGGGAAAAAATTGAAACTTGAGAACATCCTCGGGTTTGCCGAAGATGTTCTCAATCATTACTAA